A stretch of the Pongo pygmaeus isolate AG05252 chromosome 16, NHGRI_mPonPyg2-v2.0_pri, whole genome shotgun sequence genome encodes the following:
- the LOC129014679 gene encoding golgin subfamily A member 6-like protein 7, with the protein MWPQPHLPPLPMMSEKNQQSKLPEAKEKFTDDHQWNSAGAGTGATDSKQKKINNGTNPEKTTSGGYHSPEDEKQESHQYQQALRRQLEAQDHTIRILMCQKTELETALYYSQDAARKFEEESKDLAGCLHHSWNFARELQRALSAVSTQHKKADRYIKELTKERDALSLELYRNTITNEELKEKNAELQEKLRLVETEKSEIQLHIKELKRKLETGKILLPQVQTNTLQEEKMWNQEEELRDQKEKLRKQEEKMWRQEQRLRKQEKELRELEEQMRKKEEQMWEQDKQMRKQEEHMCDLEGQMRKQVEEMQKKEEQMMKQEEQMWEQEKQMMKQEEHMCDLEGQMRKQEEEMRKQEEQMMKQEEHMRDLEGQMRKQEEEMRKQEEQMRKQEEQMRKQEERMRKQEEQMQKQEEQMQEQEEQMRKQEEQMQEKEEQMRKQEQMRKQEEQMCELEEQMRMQEEQMREQDERLRFKEERLWDQDEKMQEEEEKMRGQVEEKMRGQVEKMREKERTGEQKMQEERCSEPCLPPSEDLYDTSHPGSVKPAREATEGSPDDNCTAQIMQLLGGRKNAQECPVLGSTSCIPFFYRGDKKKIKIISI; encoded by the exons ATGTggccccaaccccacctccctcccctccccatgaTGTCAGAAAAAAACCAACAGAGCAAATTGCCTGAGGCCAAGGAAAAG TTTACAGATGATCATCAGTGGAACAGTGCTGGTGCTGGTACCGGAGCAACCGAcagcaaacagaagaaaataaataatggcacTAACCCTGAGAAAACCACTTCTGGTGGTTACCATTCACCTGAGGAT GAAAAGCAGGAAAGCCACCAATATCAGCAAGCCCTAAGGAGGCAGctagag GCCCAGGATCATACCATACGAATCCTTATGTGTCAGAAAACTGAACTGGAGACAGCGCTCTATTACAGCCAGGATGCTGCTAGGAAATTTGAAG AAGAATCCAAGGATCTGGCAGGATGCCTGCATCATTCCTGGAACTTTGCAAGAGAGTTACAGCGGGCTCTCTCTGCTGTGTCCACACAGCACAAGAAGGCGGACAGG TATATCAAGGAGTTAACAAAGGAGAGGGACGCTTTGAGTCTGGAGCTGTACAGGAACAC CATAACCAATGAGgagctgaaggagaaaaatgcCGAACTACAAGAAAAACTTCGACTCGTAGAAACTGAAAAGTCTGAGATCCAGCTCCACATCAAGGAGCTAAAAAGGAAACTGGAGACAGGCAAAATCCTGCTGCCACAG GTTCAAACCAACACtttgcaggaggagaagatgtggaatCAGGAGGAGGAGCTACGGGATCAGAAGGAGAAGCTAcggaagcaggaggagaagatgtggagacagGAGCAGAGGCTGCGGAAGCAGGAGAAGGAGCTGCGCGAGCTGGAGGAGCAGATGCGGAAGAAGGAGGAGCAGATGTGGGAGCAGGATAagcagatgcggaagcaggaggagcataTGTGCGACCTGGAGGGGCAGATGCGGAAGCAGGTGGAGGAGATGCAGAAGAAGGAGGAGCAGATGATGAAGCAGGAGGAACAGATGTGGGAGCAGGAGAAGCAGATGATGAAGCAGGAGGAGCATATGTGTGACCTGGAGGGgcagatgcggaagcaggaggaggagatgcggaagcaggaggagcagatgatGAAGCAGGAGGAGCATATGCGCGACCTGGAGGGgcagatgcggaagcaggaggaggagatgcggaagcaggaggagcagatgcggaagcaggaggagcagatgcggaagcaggaggagcggatgcggaagcaggaggagcagatgcagaagcaggaggaacagatgcaggagcaggaggagcagatgcggaagcaggaggagcagatgcaggagaaggaggagcagatgcggaagcaggagcagatgcggaagcaggaggagcagatgtgTGAGCTGGAGGAGCAAATGCGGAtgcaggaggagcagatgaggGAGCAGGACGAGAGGCTGAGATTTAAGGAGGAGAGGCTGTGGGATCAGGATGAGAAgatgcaggaggaggaggagaagatgcgggGGCAGGTGGAGGAGAAGATGCGGGGGCAGGTGGAGAAGATGCGGGAGAAGGAGAGGACGGGAGAGCAGAAGATGCAGGAGGAGCGGTGCTCAgagccctgcctccctccctccgaAGATCTGTATGATACGAGCCACCCTGGCAGCGTGAAGCCTGCACGAGAGGCCACGGAGGGTTCTCCTGATGACAATTGCACTGCACAGATCATGCAGCTGCTTGGTGGAAGGAAGAATGCCCAGGAGTGCCCAGTCTTAGGCAGCACCTCCTGCATCCCATTCTTCTACCGAGGAGATAAGAAAAAGATCAAGATCATCAGTATCTAA